The proteins below come from a single Deltaproteobacteria bacterium genomic window:
- a CDS encoding XRE family transcriptional regulator has translation MSQAAKRRSASGTEPVRVLGRGLGAARGVHLSLKTLREAAGKTQVDVAEQSLIDQADISRLEARSDFDDCLVTTLRRYVEALGGTLELVAQFGDKRLAIAGAQKPANKVMRAAGRKASRR, from the coding sequence ATGAGTCAAGCAGCGAAGCGCCGGTCAGCGTCTGGAACCGAGCCTGTGCGCGTTCTCGGCCGTGGCCTTGGCGCTGCGCGCGGCGTCCATCTATCCCTGAAGACTTTGCGAGAGGCTGCCGGCAAGACGCAGGTGGATGTCGCCGAGCAATCCCTCATCGATCAAGCAGACATCTCGCGCCTGGAGGCGCGCTCGGATTTCGATGACTGCCTCGTCACGACGCTGCGGCGCTACGTCGAAGCGCTCGGCGGCACACTGGAGCTCGTCGCCCAGTTCGGGGACAAGCGCCTCGCCATCGCCGGTGCACAGAAGCCCGCGAACAAGGTGATGCGAGCGGCGGGCCGCAAGGCGAGCCGGCGCTGA
- a CDS encoding BrnT family toxin encodes MDGDFEWDDKKAESNLAKHGVSFPEAATVFAGPAAVYLDDGSSTDRVVILGRSIRERLLYVVHVERGARDRIISARPATRAERDVYQTGGNP; translated from the coding sequence ATCGATGGCGACTTCGAGTGGGACGACAAGAAGGCCGAGTCGAATCTCGCGAAGCACGGCGTTTCCTTCCCCGAGGCGGCCACAGTCTTCGCAGGTCCAGCCGCTGTGTACCTCGACGACGGATCCAGCACGGATCGAGTCGTGATCCTCGGCCGATCGATCCGAGAGCGGTTGCTGTACGTCGTTCATGTCGAGCGTGGTGCGCGAGATCGAATCATCAGCGCGCGGCCAGCAACGCGCGCCGAGCGAGACGTCTATCAGACGGGAGGCAATCCATGA
- a CDS encoding amidohydrolase family protein, with the protein MPSYDLVIAGGTVIDGLRTPRFTADVAIRDGRIAAIGSVARSDAARVIDARGQIVCPGFVDLHTHYDSQVFWDPYCTISGWHGVTSVVIGNCGFGFAPVKPADRTRSMLTMERNEAVRATTMAAGMPWDWETYPEFLDSLDRTPKGLNLLSYVGLNPLMTYVMGLDAAKSRGATASERAEMARLLGEALDAGGCGFSAQLLGPNSVQRDFDGTPMITDTMSHDDLVFFAGVLREKGRGFIQVIGADAKLTERLCEASGRPVVWNALVLAADQHGITYGQYRDVIRWIDDANARGLRVFAQALTCQNNYEFSLDEWNLFDSIPAWRAVTMGTPAERAAKMRDAAHRDALRASFDPKQTLVGATVTAIPDLVVSEVGKRELDEYVGFSVGEIAAKLGAHPVDAMLDLALADDLRTRFATPPQKIDMTAMREVVNSSFALPGVSDGGAHMKFLTLGRYPTEFLSLLVRDNGLMDLEQAHWRLSAYPALAAGIRDRGFLREGAPADVLVYDLERLRILPTGRLHDFPAGDWRIACKADGYRFVIVNGEITFEDGVCTGATPGKLLRHGRSG; encoded by the coding sequence ATGCCCAGCTACGACCTCGTCATCGCCGGCGGCACCGTGATCGACGGGCTGCGCACGCCGCGCTTCACCGCGGACGTCGCGATCCGCGACGGCCGCATCGCCGCGATCGGCTCGGTCGCGCGCTCGGACGCAGCGCGCGTGATCGATGCGCGCGGGCAGATCGTGTGCCCCGGCTTCGTCGACCTGCACACCCACTACGACTCGCAGGTGTTCTGGGATCCGTACTGCACGATCTCGGGCTGGCACGGCGTCACGTCCGTCGTGATCGGAAACTGCGGCTTCGGCTTCGCGCCCGTGAAGCCCGCGGATCGCACGCGCTCGATGCTCACGATGGAGCGCAACGAGGCGGTGCGCGCGACGACGATGGCGGCGGGCATGCCGTGGGACTGGGAGACGTACCCGGAGTTTCTCGACAGCCTCGATCGCACGCCGAAGGGGCTGAACCTGCTCAGCTACGTCGGGCTGAACCCGCTGATGACCTACGTGATGGGCCTCGACGCCGCGAAGAGCCGCGGCGCGACGGCGAGCGAGCGCGCCGAGATGGCGCGCCTGCTCGGCGAAGCGCTCGACGCGGGCGGCTGCGGCTTCTCCGCGCAGCTGTTAGGGCCGAACTCGGTGCAGCGCGACTTCGACGGCACGCCCATGATCACCGACACGATGTCGCACGACGACCTCGTGTTCTTCGCAGGCGTGCTGCGCGAGAAGGGGCGCGGCTTCATCCAAGTCATCGGCGCGGACGCGAAGCTCACCGAGAGATTGTGCGAGGCGAGCGGGCGCCCCGTCGTATGGAACGCGCTCGTGCTCGCGGCGGACCAGCACGGCATCACGTACGGCCAGTACCGCGACGTGATCCGCTGGATCGACGACGCCAACGCGCGCGGGCTGCGCGTCTTCGCGCAGGCGCTCACCTGCCAGAACAATTACGAGTTCAGCCTCGACGAGTGGAACCTGTTCGACTCGATTCCCGCGTGGCGCGCCGTGACGATGGGCACGCCTGCCGAGCGCGCGGCGAAGATGCGCGACGCCGCGCATCGCGACGCGCTGCGCGCGAGCTTCGACCCGAAGCAGACGCTCGTGGGCGCAACCGTCACGGCGATTCCGGATCTCGTCGTGAGCGAGGTCGGCAAGCGCGAGCTCGACGAGTACGTCGGCTTCTCGGTCGGCGAGATCGCGGCGAAGCTCGGCGCGCACCCGGTCGACGCGATGCTCGACCTCGCGCTCGCAGACGACCTGCGCACGCGCTTCGCGACGCCGCCGCAGAAGATCGACATGACCGCGATGCGCGAAGTCGTGAACTCGAGCTTCGCGCTCCCCGGCGTGTCCGACGGCGGCGCGCACATGAAGTTCCTCACGCTCGGCCGCTACCCGACCGAGTTCCTGAGCCTGCTCGTGCGCGACAACGGCCTCATGGATCTGGAGCAGGCGCACTGGCGCCTCTCCGCATATCCCGCGCTCGCCGCCGGCATTCGGGACCGCGGCTTCCTGCGCGAAGGCGCGCCTGCGGACGTGCTCGTGTACGACCTCGAGCGCCTACGCATCCTGCCGACCGGGCGCCTCCACGACTTCCCCGCCGGCGACTGGCGCATCGCGTGCAAAGCCGACGGCTACCGCTTCGTGATCGTGAACGGCGAGATCACGTTCGAAGACGGCGTATGCACGGGCGCGACGCCGGGGAAGCTGCTGAGACACGGGCGGTCGGGTTGA
- a CDS encoding TetR/AcrR family transcriptional regulator gives MAAGVSVTTRRSHARKRGASRSRAKRKRRSQSERTNETRARILTAVHACISDLGFARTTAAQIAKRAGVTWGAAQHHFGDKDGILIAVLEDSFERFAAKLAEVPDSAPLEERVAQFVDRAWEHFSSPHYRSTFEILIHAADALPRSSNWRARMEVAWSRIWREVFASEKLPRRRAIALQQFTVAALAGLASLRMLEGDAAQERDGELAVLRDALLRELSAA, from the coding sequence GTGGCGGCTGGCGTCTCCGTAACAACTCGGCGCTCGCACGCGCGCAAACGTGGTGCAAGCCGCAGCCGCGCGAAGCGCAAGCGCAGGAGCCAGAGCGAGCGCACGAACGAGACGCGCGCGCGCATCCTCACGGCGGTGCATGCGTGCATCTCCGATCTCGGCTTCGCGCGCACGACGGCGGCGCAGATCGCGAAGCGCGCTGGCGTGACGTGGGGCGCGGCCCAGCACCACTTCGGTGACAAGGACGGGATCCTGATCGCGGTGCTCGAAGACTCGTTCGAGCGTTTCGCCGCGAAGCTCGCCGAGGTGCCCGACTCGGCGCCGCTCGAGGAGCGCGTCGCGCAGTTCGTGGACCGCGCGTGGGAGCACTTCTCGAGCCCGCACTACCGCTCGACGTTCGAGATCCTCATTCACGCCGCGGACGCGCTGCCGCGCAGCTCGAACTGGCGCGCGCGCATGGAAGTGGCGTGGTCGCGCATTTGGCGCGAGGTATTCGCGAGCGAGAAGCTGCCGCGCCGCCGCGCAATCGCGCTGCAGCAGTTCACCGTCGCCGCGCTCGCGGGCCTCGCGTCGCTGCGCATGCTCGAAGGCGACGCCGCGCAGGAGCGCGATGGGGAGCTGGCGGTGCTGCGGGATGCGTTGTTGCGGGAGCTGAGCGCGGCGTAG